The genomic region CGCTGGTGATTTAGTTCTTAAAAGCATAGCAGAATTGATTAAGAACAGGATCCGCAAAATAGATACCCTGGCCCGCTGGGGCGGGGAGGAATTTGTTATACTTCTGCCGGATACAACGGTAAAAAATGCGGCCCGTTTAGCGGAAGAACTGCGGGAAAGTCTAAGCCAAATGGATATACCGGGCGTGGGTCATGTAACGGCCAGTTTCGGAGTTGCCGGTTACTGTCCGGGGGACATGGTAGATACATTGGTGAATAAGGCAGACAACATGATGTATGAGGCAAAGGCTGCCGGCAGGAATTGTGTGCGGTATATGAATGAATGTGAATAGCTATTAAGATTAGCGGCCCTGGGGTAACCTGGGGTTTAATTTTGTTAGACGGAAAAGAGGCAAAATAATCATGGGTGACAATTATGAACGATTATTAAAGCGGCCGATTAAATAGCCTGGAAAACCGCCCTTGGATGGCAAATTGATTTGCGACCCTACACTCTCAGCTTTTTACTCATATAAGGAAGAATAGTCTTTATAAGTTTTTTGAATAACTCTAATTCTTTTGGAGAACATTTGCTAAGTAAATTATTTATCTCTTTGACTTTATTATAGTTACATGCTTCATAAACAATCTGAGATTCATTAACATTGCCTGCATTTTGATAATCTTTTCCGAAAATAAGGTAATCCAAAGAAACATGCAAGCAGTTGACAATTTTAACCAAAACAGGCAGACTCATTTGCCTCTCTCCCCGTTCCAATTGCCCCACATAGTAGTTTGAAAGGCCTATGATTTCTGCAAATTCTTCCCTTGAAAGGCCAAGTTTTTCCCTTTCTTCCCGTATTCGCTGCCCGATGGTTTTGTTATCTATCTCAACTTTATTCTCCATTTTTATTCACTCCCTACTTTAAGATACTTTATCGAACTTTAAACAGTATCTGAATTTGCAACATGCTTGTATTTAGTATTTGCAATAGGCCAATATATAATGTAAAATTATGTCTATGATTATTCATGAGGAGTGTAGAGAGTGATAAAAAATAAAATAGAAACAGCAAGAAATATCCTTAATAATGCGGCTAAAATGAATATGAGCAAAGATATTCTCCTGAAAATAAGTCAAAAAGTGGATAAATATATTGTTGAGTATTATCGGAAAAATGGGGGCCAAAAGAGTGGTGTAGATTAAGGAAAATATTTATAAATAAGCTATATTATTTTCTAGCCCTCAAAGCCCAGCAGGAATTCGGTCCGGATGTTAGTCACCAACCGGTGGTAAACTAAGGTCCGAGGGTGTGACTTCCAGAAAAGAAAAACAGAAATAGCTGAAGTAACGAAAAACCGACCTTTGAGTTGGTTTTTCTATTTAAATATGACAAAAGGCTTAATAAATGATTAAAGAATAGTGCAAAGAAAGGAATTTAATAATGAAAGAGAGAAATGAAGAATTACTTCAAAGGAAGTCAATCTTAATTCTTGATAGAGGGGGTTTAAAAATGGAATTAAAAGGGAGTAAAACTGAAGCCAATCTAAAAGCTGCCTTTGCAGGAGAAAGTCAAGCCCGCAACAAATACACCTACTGGGCCAGCGCAGCCAAGAAGGAAGGCTATGAGCAAATCGCCGGCATTTTTTTGGAGACTGCTGATAATGAAAAAGAGCATGCCAAAAGATTATTTAAATTTCTCAATGGTATAACCGATACCAAAACTCATTTAAAAGAAGCCGCTGCCGGGGAGAACTATGAATATACCAATATGTATGTTGAGTTTGAAAAGATAGCCCGGGAAGAGGGCTTTGATGAAATTGCCGATGTATTCCGGGAAATTGGGGAAGTGGAAGCCGAACATGAAAAGCGCTTCTTGGCTCTCTTGAAAAATATTGAAGAGGGCAAAGTATTTAAACGGGATCAAGAAGTTAAATGGAAGTGCCGTAACTGCGGTTATGTTCACGTCGGTAAAGAAGCTCCTGAGGTATGTCCCGCCTGTGCCCATCCCCAGGCATACTATGAATTGCTCTGTGAAAATTATTAAAAACATGAAGGCCGGTTTTTTCCGGTCTTTATGTTTTATACAGGTATTTTCAGGGCCGTGCAGTGGCAAACCGTTGACAGATGTGATAAAATCCTGTCGTAACGAAAATTCAGGAGTGATAGAGTAATGTCAACGAACCTTACCAGTGGAATTATTGGTCTGCCGATGGTAGGAAAAACTACCATCTTTAATTTGCTTACTAATTCTGATCAAGAAATATCCAACTTTTTTAGCGGGAAAACAGAAACCATAACTGCTTCAGCTAAAGTCCCGGACAAGCGTATTAATTTTTTGGCCGACATGTACAAGCCCCGTAAGACAACTTATGCCCAGATCCAGTTTAGTGAAGTTCCCGGTTTAGTTAAGGGGGCCAGTGAGGGCAAGGGTGTAGGGAACCAATTTTTAAGCGCTATTCGTAATGTTGATTTGCTGGTACATGTGGTACGGGCCTTTAAAAACCCGGATGTACCTCATGTGGAAGATACAATTAATCCCCTGCGAGATATAGAAACCATTGCCGTAGAGATTTTGCTGGCTGACATGGATTTGGTGGAAAAACGTATTCAGCGCATCCAGTCAGGTAAAAAAATCACCAAAGAAAATGCCTTTGAATTGGAAGTATTAAAAAAATGTTTGGCCGCCCTAGAAGAGGAAGTTCCCATCAGCAGCCTGGGGCTTTCCGAAGAAGAGAAACTTACCCTGAGAAACTATGCCTTCCTGACGGAGAAGCCAATGATGCTGGTAATTAATATTGACGAAGATCAGTTCCGTGAGGGAACTTATCCCGGTAAGGAAGAGGTTGAGAAATACGCAGCAGACAGAGGAATTGCTTTAATTGAAATTTGTGGGCGGATGGAAATGGAGATTAATCAATTGCCTGAAGAAGACCGGGCATTATTTATGGAAGACCTTGGTATTTCTGAGCCTGGCATTGATCGATTGGCCAGGGCAGTATATGACTATTTAGGGTTAATTTCCTTCTTAACAGCCGGTGAAGATGAGGTAAGGGCCTGGACTATTAAGCGTAATACCGATGCCAAAAAGGCAGCGGGGAAAATACACTCCGATATTGAACGTGGCTTCATCCGGGCCGAAGTGATAGCCTTTGAGGATTTGGTCGCTGCGGGGAATATGGTTAAAGCCAGGGAAAAGGGATTGATACGCCTGGAAGGAAAAGATTATATTGTGCAAGACGGAGACATTATTAATTTTAGATTTAACGTATAAAAGTGGATACCTGAAGGATTTAGTTCTTCAGGTATCTCCTTTTATTTAAGTAAGTCTCATTGCGCTTATATGGCCCGGCTTTTGGTTGTCTGTTATATTGTGTTAAAATAACTTAAAAAATTTTTCAAGAGAAACACAGGAGTAGATTATCTTGGGTACCAATTATGATGTTGTAATCGTGGGCGGGGGACCCGCCGGTATGATGGCGGCAGCCAGTGCCGCCGCCCATGGGGCTTCGGTGCAGTTGCTGGAAAAAAACGATCAGTTGGGTAGGAAGATGCTGATTACCGGCGGAGGCAGATGTAATTTAACTAACCGGGCTGACGTTGCTGAAATGGTGGCCAACATACCGGGTAACGGTAAGTTTGTTTATAGCAGTTTACATCGTTTTTCCGGGCAGGACTTAAGAAATTTCTTCAAACGGCTGGGGCTTGCCACCAAGGTTGAGGATCATGGCCGGGTATTTCCAATAAGTGATAAAGCCCAGGATGTGGTCAACGCCTTAACTAAACACCTGCACCAATTGGGAGTAAGGATTAGCTTGGGTACCGGGGTAACTTCTCTAATGGTCGAAAACAACCATTGCCGGGGAGTAATGGTCGGCGAAACTGTTATCAGGGCTAAAGCAGTGGTGCTGGCCACCGGAGGTGTTTCCTATCCCAGGACCGGCAGTACCGGGGAAGGACACAAAATGGCCGAGAGGGTTGGCCATCATGTGACTAAGCTTTTTCCTGCTGCCGTAGCAATAACCTGTACTGACCCATGGATTGTGCAGAGGGAAGTCCAGGGTTTATCCCTGGCTAATGTAAATATTACTGTTTTTAACAGCCGGGATAAACGGTTAGCCACCGAAACCGGAGATATTATTTTTACCCACTGGGGCCTGTCGGGTCCAGGGGCTTTACGGGTAGGCCGGGCGGTGGCTCTGGAACGACAAAGGGAACCGGATGCTCCCATTAGGGGTGCCCTGGACTTATTTCCCACCCGGTCAAGTGAGGAACTGGCCCGGGAGTTAGGGAAAATAGCCCAGGCGGCTCCTAAGAAGTCGGTAAAAAACCTGCTAACAATGCTGGTGCCTGAACGTTTGGTTAAGGTATTGCTGGAACTGGCGGGGATGCCGCCGGAAACGCCGGGTGGACCGCTTAATAAAACCCAGCTGGCTAAACTAGCTGATTTGCTAAAAGCTCTGCCTGTACATATTAAAGGAACCAGACCCATAGAGGAGGCCACTGTTACCGGTGGCGGTGTTAATATTAAGGAAATTGACCCCCGCACCATGGGCTCCAAATTAATCAGAGGTTTATTTTTTGCCGGTGAAATTTTGGACGTAGATGCCCATACCGGTGGCTTTAACATGCAGGTGGCTTTTAGTACCGGTTATGTGGCAGGTGAAGCGGCAGCTTTGTTTGTTAAAGAAACACTTGACTAATGGGGACGGATTATTGTACATTACCATTATTAATAAAATAAAAGTGGCGGAATTACTTTATCAAGAGTGGTGGAGGGACTGGCCCTATGAAACCCGGCAACCGGCCAATGACTTGGCGGCGGTGCCAACTCCTGCGGGACAATGATGTCCGAAAGATGAGGTGCGCCATGGATGTTAAGCTCCTGACGCCCTGTGGTGTTGGGTGTTTTTATTTTTTGGAGGTTTTTGGATGCTGTTACCACAGGTACCTGTATCACTAAAATATGAGCAAGTTTTAAGGTATTTAGGCCATGGTAACCAATCATTTTCCGGAAAACCGGACCGCTTTATTACTGAAACTATCACCCGAGGCAGGGCTTTACTTCACCCCGCTGCGGTGGTGGCGGACATGTATCCACATGAACAGGAAGTTTGGCCGCAAAGACTATTAAAATGTTGTCTTAAGGCCAGCGTGGTGGCGGTAACTGTGGGGGAAACTATTGAACAGGAA from Desulfotomaculum nigrificans DSM 574 harbors:
- a CDS encoding helix-turn-helix domain-containing protein, encoding MENKVEIDNKTIGQRIREEREKLGLSREEFAEIIGLSNYYVGQLERGERQMSLPVLVKIVNCLHVSLDYLIFGKDYQNAGNVNESQIVYEACNYNKVKEINNLLSKCSPKELELFKKLIKTILPYMSKKLRV
- a CDS encoding aspartyl-phosphate phosphatase Spo0E family protein — encoded protein: MIKNKIETARNILNNAAKMNMSKDILLKISQKVDKYIVEYYRKNGGQKSGVD
- the rbr gene encoding rubrerythrin, which codes for MELKGSKTEANLKAAFAGESQARNKYTYWASAAKKEGYEQIAGIFLETADNEKEHAKRLFKFLNGITDTKTHLKEAAAGENYEYTNMYVEFEKIAREEGFDEIADVFREIGEVEAEHEKRFLALLKNIEEGKVFKRDQEVKWKCRNCGYVHVGKEAPEVCPACAHPQAYYELLCENY
- the ychF gene encoding redox-regulated ATPase YchF; amino-acid sequence: MSTNLTSGIIGLPMVGKTTIFNLLTNSDQEISNFFSGKTETITASAKVPDKRINFLADMYKPRKTTYAQIQFSEVPGLVKGASEGKGVGNQFLSAIRNVDLLVHVVRAFKNPDVPHVEDTINPLRDIETIAVEILLADMDLVEKRIQRIQSGKKITKENAFELEVLKKCLAALEEEVPISSLGLSEEEKLTLRNYAFLTEKPMMLVINIDEDQFREGTYPGKEEVEKYAADRGIALIEICGRMEMEINQLPEEDRALFMEDLGISEPGIDRLARAVYDYLGLISFLTAGEDEVRAWTIKRNTDAKKAAGKIHSDIERGFIRAEVIAFEDLVAAGNMVKAREKGLIRLEGKDYIVQDGDIINFRFNV
- a CDS encoding NAD(P)/FAD-dependent oxidoreductase, producing the protein MGTNYDVVIVGGGPAGMMAAASAAAHGASVQLLEKNDQLGRKMLITGGGRCNLTNRADVAEMVANIPGNGKFVYSSLHRFSGQDLRNFFKRLGLATKVEDHGRVFPISDKAQDVVNALTKHLHQLGVRISLGTGVTSLMVENNHCRGVMVGETVIRAKAVVLATGGVSYPRTGSTGEGHKMAERVGHHVTKLFPAAVAITCTDPWIVQREVQGLSLANVNITVFNSRDKRLATETGDIIFTHWGLSGPGALRVGRAVALERQREPDAPIRGALDLFPTRSSEELARELGKIAQAAPKKSVKNLLTMLVPERLVKVLLELAGMPPETPGGPLNKTQLAKLADLLKALPVHIKGTRPIEEATVTGGGVNIKEIDPRTMGSKLIRGLFFAGEILDVDAHTGGFNMQVAFSTGYVAGEAAALFVKETLD